In Massilistercora timonensis, the following are encoded in one genomic region:
- a CDS encoding LuxR family transcriptional regulator: MKRQKITFSELLCAICFALCFFAFMLTEAFINERCAVILGSSSVNLVYTFGLVCTGLGFLSFSLLRRLCKKEKSRKTAQTVIGILCLGAAVVLLFADQPALFLTSSAAALLLTGHISGCVYYNTAMYFAASRYTGRLIGTGMGAAILLQFVVQNLILQSVIFIISILLSVAFVMYFIMKAPKGWILENPLPYSSDTKKDFKKSLLLIIAVVLMSLVAGMIDSVLTAFNAEKSYDIYSGVRLFYALGLILAGFLADIRERKYLPLSAVCTILLSSVCMFFLSDEISYFAGTALMYLYSGFYVIFFTVMFLDFAPKSSRPELWAGMGRIVRSFTVAATVLPALNIYGAVGNTALAVGSCLLSILILLVLLPYLSNAAVSPKPTEDLPSDSPALSPQERMKLYAQHCSLTPRETEVLEQLLTTEDGVQEIADSLYISRRMVQRYISSIYEKTETKTRLGLFQSYMNFIE; encoded by the coding sequence ATGAAGCGGCAGAAAATCACATTCTCAGAGCTGCTTTGCGCAATCTGTTTTGCATTATGCTTTTTTGCCTTTATGCTGACGGAGGCGTTTATCAATGAGCGCTGTGCCGTGATTCTCGGAAGCAGTTCCGTAAATCTCGTATATACCTTTGGGCTTGTCTGCACCGGATTGGGTTTTCTTTCGTTTTCCCTGCTGCGCCGCCTCTGTAAAAAAGAAAAATCCAGAAAAACAGCGCAGACCGTTATCGGCATCCTATGCCTTGGGGCGGCCGTGGTTTTGCTTTTTGCAGACCAGCCGGCACTCTTTCTGACAAGCTCCGCCGCAGCCCTGCTGTTGACCGGTCATATCAGTGGGTGTGTGTATTACAATACAGCCATGTATTTTGCCGCAAGCCGATATACGGGACGATTGATCGGAACGGGTATGGGAGCGGCGATCCTGTTACAGTTTGTGGTACAGAATTTGATCCTCCAGTCTGTCATCTTTATCATTAGCATTCTTTTGAGTGTTGCGTTTGTCATGTATTTTATTATGAAAGCACCAAAAGGCTGGATCTTGGAAAATCCTTTGCCCTATTCGTCGGATACCAAAAAAGATTTCAAAAAATCACTGCTTCTGATCATCGCCGTGGTGCTTATGAGCCTTGTGGCGGGAATGATTGACAGTGTGCTGACGGCCTTTAACGCCGAAAAATCTTATGATATTTACAGCGGCGTTCGTCTGTTTTATGCACTGGGGTTGATTCTGGCGGGATTTCTTGCAGATATCCGGGAACGGAAATATCTTCCGCTTTCTGCCGTATGTACGATCCTGCTTTCATCCGTCTGTATGTTCTTTCTCTCGGATGAAATCAGTTATTTTGCCGGTACTGCGCTGATGTACCTGTACAGTGGTTTTTATGTGATCTTTTTTACCGTCATGTTTCTGGATTTTGCACCCAAAAGCAGCAGGCCGGAGCTGTGGGCGGGCATGGGGCGCATTGTACGCAGCTTTACGGTAGCGGCAACCGTCCTGCCGGCGTTAAACATCTATGGCGCAGTCGGCAATACGGCGCTTGCTGTGGGAAGCTGTCTGCTGTCCATCCTGATCCTGCTGGTACTGCTGCCGTATCTGAGTAATGCCGCCGTTTCTCCCAAACCGACAGAGGACCTGCCGTCCGACAGCCCTGCACTCTCTCCGCAGGAACGTATGAAGCTGTATGCACAGCACTGCTCGCTGACTCCACGAGAAACGGAAGTATTGGAGCAGCTGTTGACCACCGAGGACGGCGTACAGGAAATCGCTGACAGCCTGTATATCTCCCGGCGGATGGTGCAGCGGTACATCTCCTCTATTTATGAAAAGACCGAAACAAAGACGAGACTCGGTTTGTTTCAAAGTTATATGAATTTTATAGAGTGA
- a CDS encoding helix-turn-helix transcriptional regulator, with the protein MAVQYNKLWKRLIDMKIKKSSLTEMAGVSASTIAKLSHDEYVSLEILERICRALHCEIGDVVELSKEAES; encoded by the coding sequence ATGGCAGTACAATATAACAAGCTGTGGAAGCGGCTGATCGATATGAAAATCAAAAAATCTTCCTTAACGGAAATGGCAGGCGTTTCAGCTTCTACCATTGCAAAGCTCAGCCATGACGAATATGTGAGCCTTGAAATTTTAGAACGGATCTGCCGGGCGCTTCACTGCGAAATCGGCGATGTAGTGGAGCTCAGTAAGGAGGCAGAATCATGA
- a CDS encoding TnpV protein — protein MKSLFEQMGGTYTLQGDYYLPNVTLPAEGNKTIGIWGQRHLRYIRQHRKVFYTNLLTSGRLNGYLADIDRQATELFFRLMEQMAEHEGISEKLKSEHPMEWIGRMNALRESAAEIVNAKVIFA, from the coding sequence ATGAAATCATTATTTGAACAGATGGGCGGCACTTATACACTGCAAGGCGACTATTACTTGCCGAATGTTACTTTACCTGCCGAAGGAAACAAGACCATAGGGATATGGGGACAGCGGCATTTGCGGTATATCCGGCAGCACAGAAAAGTGTTTTACACCAATCTGCTCACAAGCGGCAGGCTGAACGGCTATCTTGCGGATATTGATCGGCAGGCAACAGAATTGTTTTTTCGGCTGATGGAACAGATGGCAGAGCATGAGGGTATATCCGAAAAACTCAAATCCGAACATCCGATGGAATGGATAGGCAGGATGAACGCACTGCGTGAATCGGCAGCGGAAATCGTGAATGCAAAAGTAATTTTTGCATAA